Proteins from a genomic interval of Bifidobacterium longum subsp. infantis ATCC 15697 = JCM 1222 = DSM 20088:
- the tadA gene encoding tRNA adenosine(34) deaminase TadA, whose protein sequence is MEYDEAMRRALELAGQAAAAGDVPVGAVVLDAAGQIVGRGYNTREADGDPLAHAEIIAMRQAAQALGAWNLADCTLAVTLEPCPMCAGACIQTHIGTIAFGAWDPKLGACGSIWDIPRDPHIGHSPEVHGGVLEGECQSILTDFFAQRR, encoded by the coding sequence ATGGAATATGACGAGGCGATGCGTCGCGCACTGGAACTGGCCGGTCAGGCTGCAGCCGCTGGTGACGTACCGGTTGGTGCGGTGGTGCTGGATGCGGCCGGCCAGATTGTCGGGCGCGGATACAACACGCGTGAGGCTGATGGTGACCCACTTGCCCACGCCGAAATCATCGCCATGCGTCAGGCGGCCCAAGCCTTGGGCGCTTGGAATCTCGCCGATTGCACGCTGGCCGTCACACTTGAGCCGTGCCCGATGTGCGCGGGTGCCTGCATCCAGACCCATATCGGTACCATCGCGTTCGGTGCCTGGGATCCCAAGCTCGGTGCATGCGGTTCGATTTGGGATATTCCGCGCGATCCGCATATCGGCCATAGCCCTGAAGTGCACGGCGGCGTGTTGGAAGGCGAGTGTCAGTCCATCCTGACTGATTTCTTCGCTCAGCGGCGATAG
- a CDS encoding cation:proton antiporter yields MAVFELILCIIAAVVVSSFASRFVPKVSTPLVQIVLGVLVTYLPFFPDAKLDPELFMVLFIAPLLYLEAHEIDKSALLKTLDLSLSLAIGLAIVTMAAVGFTLHAVWPSITLASALALGAALGPTDAVAVSSLGKEASLTQRQRSVLKGESLFNDASGIVGFQFALAAAFTGEFAVGQAAGEFLMSFFGGTLFGLVIAAANWLFETVRSLGWETTTTRILMELFLPFLLYLGAEEFNVSGILSVVAAGLFIRFDRTGVGPNVARTNIVSTSVWGVLSFSLNGAVFILLGMQLPRAMKASWSDPYISNLKLIGIILLVTLVVIALRFFWIVAMLRVARDVHTRRRRKMTPERWRSATVMTFGGPKGTITLSLMFTIPYYLAGGAPFPMRNELIFIASGVIVVTLMLANFLLPLLAPNRGKDPSAEMIPVTIDVLRATVEELTGRITPENRRAILMVIDQYTKRIGRLQQRIGDTDPQGFEQLQIEALHWEKEFVRDRLADTKAHPAADTATQELNVEACERMLDQIMNTLRHTSTDPTSGHAVSQIRGRLRMFQRQMSNYAKRTVSKIRHTTPLVSEDRIFARTRELQVEAIHHVIGQLIDEMGQDTYNTEHCSALLLDYRRAAASLQARPNMSGTTETITQVEDVKRESYGIELGVIQDMYEAGDINRTQARSLRRNIYVMQVDADSGI; encoded by the coding sequence ATGGCGGTATTTGAGCTCATCCTATGCATCATTGCGGCGGTGGTGGTGAGCTCGTTTGCCAGTCGCTTCGTGCCCAAAGTCTCCACGCCGCTGGTCCAGATTGTGCTGGGCGTGCTGGTTACGTATCTGCCGTTTTTCCCGGATGCAAAGCTCGACCCGGAACTGTTCATGGTGCTGTTTATCGCGCCATTGCTGTATTTGGAAGCCCACGAAATCGATAAGTCGGCGTTGCTGAAAACGCTGGATCTGAGCCTATCGCTGGCTATCGGACTGGCTATCGTCACGATGGCGGCGGTCGGATTCACTTTGCATGCCGTCTGGCCGTCCATCACCTTAGCCTCAGCCTTAGCACTCGGCGCGGCACTCGGCCCGACCGATGCGGTGGCCGTCAGCTCCCTCGGTAAAGAAGCCTCGCTGACGCAGCGTCAGCGCAGCGTGCTCAAAGGCGAGTCGTTGTTCAACGACGCCTCCGGCATTGTCGGCTTCCAGTTCGCACTGGCCGCCGCCTTCACCGGAGAATTCGCCGTGGGGCAGGCCGCCGGCGAATTCCTGATGTCCTTCTTCGGCGGCACCCTGTTCGGCCTGGTCATAGCGGCGGCCAACTGGCTGTTCGAAACCGTGCGGTCCCTGGGCTGGGAGACCACCACCACACGCATTCTGATGGAGCTGTTCCTGCCCTTCCTGCTGTATCTGGGCGCGGAGGAATTCAATGTGTCCGGCATTCTGTCGGTGGTGGCCGCTGGCCTGTTCATCCGATTCGACCGTACCGGCGTGGGGCCGAATGTGGCACGTACGAATATCGTTTCCACTTCAGTATGGGGTGTGCTGAGTTTCTCGCTCAACGGTGCGGTGTTCATTCTTCTGGGCATGCAGCTGCCACGCGCCATGAAAGCCAGCTGGTCCGACCCGTATATCAGCAACCTGAAACTCATCGGCATCATCCTGCTGGTGACGCTTGTGGTGATCGCACTGCGGTTCTTCTGGATAGTGGCCATGCTGCGCGTGGCGCGCGACGTGCATACACGGCGACGGCGCAAGATGACCCCCGAACGTTGGCGGTCCGCGACGGTCATGACCTTCGGCGGACCCAAAGGCACCATCACCCTGTCGCTGATGTTCACCATCCCGTATTATCTCGCCGGGGGCGCGCCGTTCCCCATGCGCAACGAGTTGATCTTCATCGCATCGGGCGTCATCGTCGTGACGCTGATGCTGGCCAATTTCCTGCTGCCTTTGCTTGCACCGAACCGTGGCAAGGATCCCAGCGCCGAGATGATTCCGGTGACCATCGATGTGTTACGCGCCACGGTGGAGGAACTGACCGGACGCATCACGCCAGAGAATCGCCGTGCGATTCTGATGGTAATCGACCAGTACACCAAGCGCATCGGGCGATTGCAGCAGCGCATCGGCGATACCGATCCTCAGGGATTCGAGCAATTGCAGATCGAAGCGCTGCATTGGGAAAAGGAATTCGTGCGCGACCGGCTTGCCGACACCAAGGCGCATCCAGCGGCGGATACGGCCACGCAAGAGCTGAACGTCGAAGCCTGCGAGCGCATGCTTGACCAGATTATGAATACGCTGCGTCACACTTCCACTGATCCTACTTCGGGGCATGCGGTATCGCAGATTCGCGGTCGCTTACGCATGTTCCAGCGGCAGATGAGCAACTACGCCAAACGCACGGTGTCCAAGATTCGCCATACCACGCCGTTGGTGAGCGAGGATCGGATTTTCGCGCGCACCCGCGAACTGCAGGTCGAGGCGATTCATCATGTTATCGGCCAGCTTATTGACGAGATGGGCCAGGATACGTACAACACCGAGCATTGTTCGGCGCTGTTGCTGGATTATCGTCGCGCTGCGGCTTCATTGCAGGCACGTCCGAATATGAGCGGCACTACGGAAACCATCACGCAGGTCGAGGACGTAAAGCGCGAGAGCTACGGCATCGAACTCGGTGTGATTCAGGACATGTACGAAGCCGGCGACATCAACCGAACCCAAGCCCGCTCCCTGAGGCGCAACATCTACGTTATGCAGGTCGATGCTGATTCCGGCATCTAG
- a CDS encoding alpha/beta hydrolase — protein sequence MSKEANASQPLIGRESTTVPGRFGEPLTVEHSVTSRGGFDQHATHPLFLCLHGWGSSEEDMADIMRLIAPYNDFVALRGPLTLAPAREGSPDPGNYAWFHDALPIGDDRDYDAYAAATAVDRWVADNIPADRDVVPLGFSQGGLVAVHLLRINPERYRAVVSLSGFNTPGQVPGTAPADSRLADYDIPVFYTYGKNDGVIPKYELFATAAWLEEHTWLKTKSYHGLDHNVSLEEFADLRQWLLDNDITSGVL from the coding sequence ATGAGCAAAGAAGCGAATGCCAGCCAGCCCCTGATCGGCCGCGAATCCACCACTGTACCCGGACGTTTTGGCGAGCCACTCACCGTGGAACACAGCGTCACCTCGCGCGGCGGCTTCGACCAGCATGCCACGCATCCGCTGTTCCTGTGCCTGCATGGATGGGGATCCAGCGAAGAAGACATGGCGGACATCATGCGCCTCATCGCTCCATATAACGACTTCGTGGCATTGCGCGGGCCGCTGACACTCGCGCCGGCCCGTGAGGGCAGTCCCGACCCCGGCAACTACGCGTGGTTCCACGATGCCTTGCCTATCGGCGATGATCGTGACTACGACGCGTATGCCGCCGCCACAGCAGTCGACCGATGGGTGGCCGACAACATTCCCGCCGACCGTGACGTGGTGCCGCTTGGGTTTTCACAAGGTGGGCTGGTCGCCGTGCATTTGTTGCGTATCAATCCCGAGCGGTACCGGGCCGTCGTCTCCCTGTCCGGCTTCAATACACCCGGTCAGGTGCCCGGCACGGCCCCCGCCGACTCTCGCCTGGCTGATTACGATATCCCCGTGTTCTATACGTACGGCAAGAACGATGGCGTAATCCCGAAATACGAACTGTTCGCCACCGCCGCTTGGCTGGAAGAGCATACGTGGCTGAAGACCAAGAGCTACCACGGTCTGGATCACAATGTGAGTCTTGAGGAGTTCGCCGATTTGCGCCAGTGGCTACTTGACAACGACATTACTTCTGGCGTGCTGTAG
- the dcd gene encoding dCTP deaminase gives MLLSDRDILAAQSAGHISLDPWTPEMVQPASIDVRLDRYFRLFNNHAYTYVDPAENQGALTEQFEVAPDEPWILHPGEFALGSTWEYVKLDPSIAARLEGKSSLGRLGILTHSTAGFIDPGFEGHITLELSNVSTLPVKLWPGMKIGQMCFFQLSSPAEHPYGSKGTGSHYQGQRGPTPSRSYENFYRAHIDD, from the coding sequence ATGCTGCTGTCCGACCGCGACATTCTCGCCGCACAGTCCGCAGGTCATATCTCACTTGATCCGTGGACCCCCGAAATGGTGCAGCCCGCTTCCATCGACGTGCGATTGGATCGGTACTTCCGTTTGTTCAATAACCACGCCTACACATATGTCGATCCGGCGGAAAACCAAGGCGCACTTACCGAACAGTTCGAGGTGGCTCCCGACGAACCGTGGATTTTGCACCCCGGCGAGTTCGCACTGGGTTCCACGTGGGAATACGTCAAGTTGGACCCGTCCATTGCCGCCCGCTTGGAAGGCAAGAGCTCACTGGGTCGATTGGGTATTCTGACCCATTCGACTGCGGGCTTCATTGACCCCGGTTTCGAGGGGCATATTACGCTTGAGCTGTCTAATGTGTCGACGCTGCCGGTCAAACTATGGCCTGGCATGAAGATCGGCCAGATGTGCTTCTTCCAGCTGAGCTCGCCCGCTGAGCACCCTTATGGCTCCAAGGGCACCGGCTCGCATTATCAGGGCCAGCGGGGTCCGACGCCGAGCCGTTCCTACGAGAATTTCTACCGCGCGCACATCGACGACTGA
- a CDS encoding FIVAR domain-containing protein has protein sequence MTNSDGGFQFDFQQHEKPVRPTVPPIPGQETAAYSTEPTAQATPALQFPQSVQSVQSVQPTQFAQPTQPAQPTQPIDQAMTQPFSPQFPAAVAAQAPQPAAATQPAVSETPIAAAPGQQQYVWDQATQSFRPVEPTAPVTPAAPAAPATSPVSAASNAATQAFQPNQAEQPAVDAEATQVFQPDSAAATQAYGASSTVSGETVAMPATQVASADDAAATQVFQPAALAASAQAQPAVMPPSIPLAQVSDEDDSDGAEPRHGGSGKKNTLKIVGIAVAVVAVIALVVAGLLWWHSNSSKASQAVALAECKVAAKQYTNAQKKLTTAISNGQTSAQTSTSDVADANTLTTLNQALQDAGNPADTAKCDSSLNATELKSHIKELQNDASDMADKTDAINNAIKAVNTSKATADTDTLKSNLSSAISQAQGTLDNSAGSVADENTRTALQNTITEANTVMNGTSPSESDVNNAISKLQKAESDVTASMQAKQQADAAKQAQEKAKQQARQEAQQQAQKKPGDNGTDNDNGNGTDTNSQHTGN, from the coding sequence ATGACCAACAGCGATGGTGGGTTCCAGTTCGACTTCCAGCAGCACGAAAAGCCGGTCAGGCCAACGGTTCCTCCGATTCCCGGGCAAGAGACGGCAGCATATAGCACGGAACCCACGGCACAGGCCACACCGGCTCTGCAGTTCCCGCAGTCTGTGCAGTCTGTGCAGTCTGTGCAGCCGACGCAGTTTGCACAGCCCACACAGCCCGCACAGCCGACGCAGCCCATCGATCAGGCCATGACGCAACCGTTCTCGCCGCAATTCCCGGCTGCGGTTGCCGCACAAGCACCACAGCCGGCGGCAGCCACACAGCCAGCAGTATCCGAAACACCAATCGCCGCTGCGCCCGGCCAGCAGCAATACGTTTGGGATCAGGCGACGCAAAGCTTCCGCCCGGTGGAACCGACAGCGCCGGTGACACCAGCAGCACCAGCGGCACCGGCGACATCGCCTGTTTCGGCAGCTTCAAACGCCGCGACACAAGCGTTCCAGCCCAATCAGGCCGAGCAGCCTGCGGTAGATGCCGAGGCAACACAGGTGTTCCAACCTGATTCAGCTGCGGCCACACAGGCATATGGCGCATCATCCACCGTATCCGGTGAGACCGTTGCCATGCCTGCAACGCAAGTAGCGTCTGCCGATGATGCCGCAGCCACACAGGTGTTCCAACCGGCCGCCCTGGCCGCTTCGGCACAGGCTCAGCCTGCTGTGATGCCTCCCTCCATTCCGTTGGCTCAGGTCTCCGATGAGGACGATTCCGATGGCGCCGAGCCTCGTCACGGCGGTAGCGGCAAAAAGAACACCCTCAAAATCGTCGGCATTGCCGTAGCGGTAGTCGCCGTGATAGCGCTGGTTGTCGCCGGCCTGCTCTGGTGGCATTCCAACAGCAGTAAGGCGAGCCAAGCCGTGGCATTGGCCGAGTGCAAGGTAGCGGCCAAGCAGTACACGAATGCGCAGAAGAAGCTCACCACCGCCATATCCAATGGCCAAACCAGCGCGCAAACATCCACCAGCGATGTGGCCGATGCCAATACGCTCACCACGCTGAATCAGGCGTTGCAAGACGCCGGCAACCCGGCTGACACCGCCAAGTGCGATTCCAGCCTCAACGCCACTGAGTTGAAGTCTCACATTAAAGAGCTGCAGAATGATGCCAGCGACATGGCTGACAAGACGGATGCCATCAACAATGCGATCAAGGCCGTTAACACTTCAAAGGCGACGGCCGATACCGACACACTGAAATCGAACCTGAGCTCGGCTATTTCGCAGGCGCAAGGCACGCTAGATAATTCCGCGGGCAGTGTGGCCGATGAAAACACCCGCACCGCGCTGCAAAACACCATCACCGAGGCCAATACGGTGATGAACGGGACCAGTCCGTCCGAATCCGACGTCAACAATGCGATTTCTAAACTGCAGAAGGCCGAGTCCGACGTCACCGCCTCGATGCAGGCCAAGCAGCAGGCAGATGCCGCCAAGCAGGCCCAGGAGAAGGCCAAGCAGCAAGCCCGGCAGGAGGCGCAACAACAGGCCCAGAAGAAGCCCGGCGACAACGGGACCGACAACGACAACGGCAACGGGACCGACACCAACTCCCAACACACCGGCAACTAA
- a CDS encoding dicarboxylate/amino acid:cation symporter, which translates to MSDIAYDWLTLGAAAVLFAILSFLKRKKNAGFTTRVLLATAFGVVLGIACKGHTGYVGAVGSIWSSVITALVVPLLVFSIISSITNLGESIRLKNIGVKTVFFLLLNTTTASLLTLLLAQAFQLGRGFHYTLSGDYTPHDVPAVLDTIVNLFPRNLADNWVNNQVVPIVLFAILTALAYNAAASTDKGRSAVAPFKTFIDAGNVVFSKATQIVVGYTPYAVLALIAEAVSGSDAATLLPLVLALAVAYIAIALQLFLVQPLVLATVTRLNPIRFFKAFFPAGVVAFTSESSIGTIPVTVRQLRSAGVPGDIASFVAGLGANLGMPGCAGVWPMLLAVFAVHAQGLNYSPAQYLFLVVLTLLVSIGTVGVPGTATITATSLFAAAGLPIPFIAISQPISQIVDMGRTALNVAGAANTAVIVAQTEHQLDADLYYGRKEYSDELDVDGSDAGPAPTPTTAPAVPPRLPNAVLLASGGDACCGIRPGK; encoded by the coding sequence ATGTCCGACATCGCATACGACTGGCTCACTTTGGGTGCGGCCGCCGTCCTATTCGCCATCCTGTCATTCCTCAAACGCAAGAAGAACGCGGGATTCACCACACGGGTGCTGCTGGCAACGGCATTCGGCGTCGTTCTCGGCATCGCATGCAAAGGCCATACCGGGTACGTCGGCGCGGTGGGTTCCATCTGGTCCAGCGTGATCACCGCGCTGGTGGTGCCGCTGCTCGTGTTCAGCATCATCTCCAGCATCACCAACCTCGGAGAATCCATCCGATTGAAGAACATCGGCGTGAAGACCGTGTTCTTCCTGCTGCTCAACACCACCACCGCCTCACTGCTCACGCTGCTTCTGGCGCAAGCGTTCCAGTTGGGGCGCGGCTTCCACTACACCTTGTCCGGCGACTACACGCCACACGACGTTCCCGCGGTCCTCGACACCATCGTGAACCTGTTCCCGCGAAACCTCGCGGACAACTGGGTCAACAACCAGGTGGTGCCCATCGTGCTGTTCGCCATCCTGACCGCACTCGCCTACAACGCCGCCGCCTCCACGGACAAAGGCCGTTCCGCGGTCGCGCCGTTCAAGACCTTCATCGACGCGGGCAACGTGGTCTTCTCCAAAGCAACCCAAATCGTGGTCGGATACACCCCGTATGCGGTGCTCGCCCTCATCGCCGAAGCGGTGAGCGGCAGTGATGCGGCCACCCTGCTGCCGCTGGTGCTCGCCTTGGCCGTCGCCTACATCGCAATCGCCCTGCAGCTGTTCCTGGTGCAGCCGCTTGTGCTCGCGACCGTGACGAGACTGAACCCGATCCGATTCTTCAAGGCGTTCTTCCCCGCCGGAGTGGTCGCGTTCACGTCGGAGAGCAGCATCGGCACGATTCCCGTCACCGTTCGCCAGCTACGCAGCGCCGGCGTTCCGGGCGACATCGCCTCGTTCGTGGCCGGACTGGGCGCCAATCTCGGCATGCCCGGATGCGCCGGCGTGTGGCCGATGCTGCTGGCGGTGTTCGCCGTCCACGCTCAGGGACTGAACTACTCTCCCGCACAGTATCTGTTCCTCGTGGTGCTCACGCTCCTGGTCTCGATCGGAACCGTGGGCGTGCCCGGCACCGCCACCATCACCGCGACCTCGTTGTTCGCCGCCGCCGGCCTGCCGATTCCATTCATCGCCATCAGCCAGCCGATCAGCCAGATCGTGGATATGGGCCGCACCGCATTGAACGTCGCCGGCGCCGCCAACACCGCGGTGATCGTCGCGCAGACCGAACATCAACTGGATGCCGACCTGTATTACGGGCGTAAGGAGTATTCCGACGAACTCGACGTCGACGGGTCCGACGCCGGTCCGGCCCCCACGCCGACGACGGCACCGGCAGTGCCCCCGCGCCTGCCGAATGCGGTGCTTCTCGCCAGCGGAGGCGACGCCTGCTGCGGCATCAGACCCGGCAAGTGA
- a CDS encoding endo-beta-N-acetylglucosaminidase, with translation MTFIKQMMPRYVASMTAGIVAAAMAATCAFAPVANADAVSPTQETIQSTGRHFMVYYRAWRDVTMKGVNTDLPDDNWISMYDIPYGVDVVNIFSYVPSGQEEQAQPFYDKLKSDYAPYLHSRGIKLVRGIDYTGVAVNGFRTFMKEQNKTESEATEADYDAYAKQVIDKYMISVGLDGLDIDMEAHPNDADVKISDNVIRALSKHIGPKSAKPDTTMFLYDTNGSYLNPFKNVAECFDYVAYQQYGSSSDRTARAAADYQPYIGNEFVPGLTFPEEGDMNNRWYDATEPYEESHFYQVASYVREHNLGGMFVYALDRDGRNYDEDLRRIVPSNLLWTKTAIAESEGMALDTAKTAANHYLDRMSLRQVIDDNAASADKARDMVGKAANLYETNKAVLGGDYGEGFSNTYDPTLEAGLLGIDISVLQQQIDKSSEIIGADTAESDAKTALRMARDAAIDGLTGKIYTADQVSAWSQALKAALDATVPVPTPDSTDQNGNRDKVTNHKVQGQPKQLSATGISTDIIVAVGVTLAIAGVALSLSRKLS, from the coding sequence ATGACTTTCATCAAACAGATGATGCCGCGTTATGTGGCGTCTATGACCGCAGGCATCGTAGCGGCAGCGATGGCCGCAACATGCGCGTTTGCACCGGTAGCGAATGCGGACGCCGTTTCTCCGACACAGGAAACCATACAATCGACCGGTCGCCATTTCATGGTGTACTACCGCGCGTGGCGTGATGTCACGATGAAGGGTGTCAACACCGACCTTCCAGACGATAACTGGATTTCGATGTACGATATTCCGTACGGCGTCGACGTGGTCAATATATTCAGCTATGTTCCATCGGGACAGGAAGAACAGGCGCAACCGTTCTACGATAAGCTCAAATCTGATTATGCACCGTACTTGCATTCGCGTGGCATCAAGCTGGTTCGGGGCATTGATTACACCGGCGTGGCGGTCAATGGTTTTCGTACTTTCATGAAAGAGCAGAACAAAACCGAGAGCGAGGCGACCGAAGCTGATTATGATGCCTATGCTAAGCAAGTAATCGATAAATACATGATCTCCGTTGGCTTGGATGGTCTGGATATCGACATGGAGGCGCACCCGAATGATGCCGATGTGAAGATCTCCGACAATGTGATTCGTGCACTGTCCAAACACATCGGTCCCAAATCCGCCAAGCCGGATACCACGATGTTCCTTTATGACACGAATGGATCTTATCTCAATCCGTTCAAGAATGTGGCGGAATGCTTTGACTACGTGGCATACCAGCAGTACGGTTCTTCCTCCGATCGCACCGCTAGGGCCGCCGCCGATTATCAGCCTTATATCGGCAACGAGTTTGTGCCGGGCCTGACGTTCCCCGAAGAAGGGGACATGAACAATCGCTGGTATGATGCCACCGAGCCGTATGAAGAAAGCCATTTCTATCAAGTGGCGTCATATGTGCGTGAGCATAATCTTGGCGGCATGTTCGTTTACGCGCTCGACCGAGACGGTCGCAACTATGATGAAGACCTGCGTCGGATTGTACCGTCCAACTTGCTGTGGACCAAGACCGCCATTGCGGAGAGCGAGGGCATGGCGTTGGATACGGCAAAGACTGCAGCGAACCATTACCTTGATCGCATGTCGTTGCGTCAGGTGATTGACGACAACGCCGCATCCGCGGATAAGGCGCGGGATATGGTGGGGAAGGCCGCTAACCTATACGAGACAAATAAAGCAGTCCTTGGTGGTGACTACGGAGAAGGTTTCTCCAACACATATGATCCGACATTGGAAGCTGGATTATTAGGGATTGACATCTCCGTGTTGCAACAGCAGATTGATAAATCCAGTGAGATCATTGGTGCCGATACGGCGGAATCGGATGCAAAAACTGCACTCCGTATGGCACGTGATGCCGCCATCGATGGTTTGACCGGCAAGATCTACACAGCGGACCAAGTATCAGCGTGGTCGCAGGCATTGAAGGCGGCGCTTGATGCCACCGTGCCGGTTCCGACGCCAGATTCCACCGATCAGAATGGCAACCGTGACAAGGTTACCAATCACAAAGTGCAAGGCCAACCGAAGCAACTGAGTGCGACCGGCATCTCGACGGATATTATCGTTGCCGTAGGCGTGACTCTTGCCATCGCAGGGGTGGCTCTGTCTCTATCACGTAAGCTCTCCTGA